A single region of the Brachypodium distachyon strain Bd21 chromosome 3, Brachypodium_distachyon_v3.0, whole genome shotgun sequence genome encodes:
- the LOC106866296 gene encoding vegetative cell wall protein gp1: MASSVHRLLVLLLAFAAFNGSYAARHLLDTAAAPEAAPAQPAPAMPKVPTTLPPMPSIPAVPTTLPPMPSIPAVPKLTVPPVPSIPIPKVAMPPMAAGTVPSLPVPVIPTTIPALPTLPATMPPMPSIPITIPSIPITIPKTIPTIPGFQIQPIPFMSPPPQTTSP; encoded by the coding sequence ATGGCTTCTAGTGTCCACCGTCTCCTTGTCCTCCTCCTAGCCTTCGCAGCCTTCAATGGCAGCTATGCAGCTCGTCATCTTCTGGACACAGCGGCTGCACCAGAGGCTGCACCAGCTCAGCCTGCCCCTGCGATGCCCAAAGTTCCAACAACACTGCCTCCGATGCCTTCCATTCCGGCGGTCCCAACCACACTGCCTCCAATGCCTTCCATTCCAGCAGTTCCAAAGTTGACAGTGCCACCAGTACCATCCATTCCTATCCCGAAGGTTGCCATGCCACCAATGGCCGCTGGCACAGTTCCGTCCCTTCCAGTTCCGGTGATTCCAACTACCATACCGGCCCTTCCTACTTTGCCTGCTACCATGCCACCAATGCCCTCAATACCAATTACTATTCCATCCATTCCAATCACAATCCCAAAGACAATCCCTACAATTCCTGGGTTCCAGATACAACCTATCCCATTCATGTCCCCACCCCCGCAAACCACCAGCCCTTGA